Genomic DNA from Pelosinus sp. UFO1:
CACGATACATTTTTATGCCTTCATGTCCTCTGCGGTTGCTAAACTCATAACCAATAAAATCCTTTTCAGACTGCTTTTCGCCCACTTTTATTAGCACTGTTTGCTGAGAATATGCAAGGAAGAAGTATAACATTTTGTCTTGTTCTCGTTCAAACACTTTTTGATAAAAGAGCTTATCAAGTTCATTTTGTTGGTTGATTTTATTCATGTCTTTAAACACATTTTTAGCTTTAAGCTGCTTAACTTCAGTTAGCCCTGCAAACCAGTTTTTATAATCTTTATACAGTTCTTGGTTTTGAATTGTATCGTTTGGCTTTTGGTCTATCAAAGAAATATAATCACCAAAACTAATATCCTCAAAAACTTCACTAACATATTTACTAAATGCTTTTTCTATACCGTTTACTGTAGCATCTTTAGGATTGTCAAAAAAGCTGTTAATTGCTACCTGTATTTTTTTATGATCAATATTTGCTCTACGTTCTAAAAATAAAGTAACAGTATTTGTACCTGTTGCCATAAAGGTATTTGAACCAAATTCAGCAATAGCCTTAATATTGAAATACTTAAGAATAAGTTCACGTGCAGCGGTATAAATTCCAGAATTGCTTAGTATAGAACTTGGTAGTATTATTCCTGCCCAACCACCAACTTTTAACAGTTGTTTTGTACGTTCAATAAACAAACATTCAATTTCCGAACTATCTTCTGTAAGCCTATCAAATAATTCAAATGATTCTCTGCCATGCTTAACAGTGTTTTTGAACGCAGAAACACTGTATGGGGGATTTGCCACCAAAACATCAAACTGTCCGTTGTCTTTTGGGTCATCTTTTGTAGTCTCTTTAAGTTTTCCTTTATAATCATTTGATTTTTTGAAATGATCTAACCCATCAGCACGTATAATTATAGCTTCACCATCGCCATTAAGAAATGAGCTTACTTTCGTAGTCTTAACTAATCGGTAATCTGCTTCAATTCCATATACATATTCCTTTGCCCATTCAAATTGATCTTGTTTCCACCCTCTGATTTTTTTTGTTGCATTAGGTCTTAATCCAGCTGTGTCAAAATTATCAATAATCGTTTGAACTTCGTCCATCCATTCAGTGAGAAAATGTCCGCTACCTGTTGCATAGTCAATAGCGGCTGGTAATATATCTACTTCGTTTTTTTGTATTTGATTTGCAATAAACTCTTTAATCGGAAGAGATGAGATAATAAACTTTGTAATAGGAACAGGGGTGAAGAATTGTCCTGACTCTTGTTTAATACTTGTGTTTAAAAGCAATTCAAAAAAGTCGCCTAAGAATTGTTGTTTATGTCCATATCTAAATTGATATGGCTGTAATAACTCAACTATTTCTTTTACAACTGTTCCATTATCTATAAAAGACTGATTGTTATATACTTCTTTAAAAGCAAATTCAGGATTCTTTTGCAATCTAATTTGTAAAAACATGTCTTTAATTTGCTTTTTTATCTCTATCTCATTTATATTGTACAGCTTATCGTCAAGATCTGTATTAGAGTAATCGGTAACCTCAATATCAAGAAACCGTTTCATTCCCTCACGATATAAATCATTTAATCTTATTTGCAGACTTTCATTAGTATCATTTTCTAACCATTGAAAATCTACTTCTTCAGTTTCATTTTTGTCTTCATCTATTATTTTACAAATAAAAAGATTGAGTATTTTATTGAACGCATTTGGCTTATCAGAAACTACATTATGACGTAGTATTTCTGCAAATTGATTATAAATTCGACCACTGTCATCAGAACTCAATTCTTTTAATCTAGCACGTATAAGAGCCTTGATTTCAACATGATATGCATTTGCCCATTCGTCAAAAATACCGTTGTCTTTAAAATTCTTACTCCAGTAGTCAAATATCTCTTTTTGATCGTTAAGTGCTCGCCATTGCTCATCCACTATTATTATGTCGTTTACAAACTCAATACAACTGTTTTTAAGGCGAGATGCATATAAACAAAGATATTGTGTGGCTTTGCTTTGAACATAGTAAGAAAATAATTGCCCACCATCACGCAACATTTTCTTTTTTTCTTTTTCGTATTCTTCTCCCCATGTTTTACACTCTATCATCAAAAAGGCTTTTTTATCGCTGTCAAAAACCAAAATATCAAGCTTGCCTTTTTCGTTTCTTCCCATAGGCCATTTATGTTCAAGTGATAAACATTCAGGTGGGTATCCTTTTAGCAACAGCCTGTCAACGCATTCAAGGACAACAAAATTTTCTGAATGATCAAAATTACTTGTTGTAAGGTCACCTAAATTTATCTCTGTGCCATATTCAATTTTTTCGGTTTCAAAATTCACTTTAATAAAATAGTTTTTATGATGTGGATAATTTTTGTAAAAGACATCCTTGTCACCCTCCTGCGAAAGAAATCCAAGAGCCTTAATAAATGACTTTATTTCAATATTTTTTAATTTCATAATGATTCTCCTCGTATACATTTCTCATTTAACTCGTATTTTATTAAATTTCTCAATGAATTCACCGTCCACCTTAGATTTGCGGCTTACATGAGAGCATCATTTTTAAATCTATCAAGAGTAAATTTGCTTGTATTATAAAATTTAAATCCTGTCTCCTGTTCGAAAAATGAACTTAATTATTATATTGAATTATTCACTAAGGGGTATTTATGTCAACTCCGTCTTCTAATAATTTTTTGTATTTTTCATACGAGATAACCACTACCTTGGGTTTGCCATTTTTAAGTACAAATGCCGTAGTGTTATTATCAGATATGCCTGTCAAAATTTTAGACGCTTGTCCTTTTAAAAATTCACTCATGTTATAATGTTCTATTGGCTTTTTAAAGTTGTTTTTTTTATTTGGCACATAGCATCCTCCTTTTAACTTTATGCTATAATTATAGCAATTATGATTATAATTGTACATAATTTAAACTAATATATTATAATTAAAAAAGTAATTACTTTTTTAAAAAAATTACAATAAAAAAAGCGGTGATTAAAACTTTTCAGTTCTAACCACTGCTTTTTCTTTGACTAACATCGACATTTATATGTTTAAATTTGCAAATCTCTAATTCTTTACTTGAAATGCCCAATTGTGAACCCAATTTCCGATTAGCCTCTCCATTATCTTATAACATGTTAAATTCCAATATTGCGAAGTATTAGGTACAACATCCGGCACATCACTTATTATTTTAAAGGAAGGATAAAATGACCGAACTAAAAAGGAAGCATATCTTGGCCAATTGGCCATTTTATCCTTCCAGTCACATCTATACTAGGTGGAGGGGATATTCAATTGGTGGAGGCGAGGAGAATCGAACTCCTGTCCAAAGGCATCACTACATAGGCTTCTCCGAGCGCATTCTGTATTTTAGATTTCGCCCCATTGACGCTTACAGACAAGCTTCGCTGGCGCTATCTCTTTAAAATTTCCCAGTTGGTCCGCGGAGAATTAGACCTCAGGTATCCTGCATTGTGACGTCCTAGCCTTCCCCACAGGAAGAGGGACGGTAGAACGTTAGCATTAAGCTGCTAAAGCGTATTCGTTGTTTGCATTTATAACTTTCCACCGTATTGACGGGCTGATGGAATCCCGGCTCGCTACCTATGCCACAACCACCCCTGTCGAAACCATTACGCCCCCGATTTCAACAATATGATCTTAGGCAAGAAATTATCTACGTACGCTTCAACGTATATAATCTCCCTATTTATCATTGTTTATTTATTATATCATATAACTTCTAATTCCACCAACTATAAGTATTACCATTTTTA
This window encodes:
- a CDS encoding restriction endonuclease subunit S, encoding MKLKNIEIKSFIKALGFLSQEGDKDVFYKNYPHHKNYFIKVNFETEKIEYGTEINLGDLTTSNFDHSENFVVLECVDRLLLKGYPPECLSLEHKWPMGRNEKGKLDILVFDSDKKAFLMIECKTWGEEYEKEKKKMLRDGGQLFSYYVQSKATQYLCLYASRLKNSCIEFVNDIIIVDEQWRALNDQKEIFDYWSKNFKDNGIFDEWANAYHVEIKALIRARLKELSSDDSGRIYNQFAEILRHNVVSDKPNAFNKILNLFICKIIDEDKNETEEVDFQWLENDTNESLQIRLNDLYREGMKRFLDIEVTDYSNTDLDDKLYNINEIEIKKQIKDMFLQIRLQKNPEFAFKEVYNNQSFIDNGTVVKEIVELLQPYQFRYGHKQQFLGDFFELLLNTSIKQESGQFFTPVPITKFIISSLPIKEFIANQIQKNEVDILPAAIDYATGSGHFLTEWMDEVQTIIDNFDTAGLRPNATKKIRGWKQDQFEWAKEYVYGIEADYRLVKTTKVSSFLNGDGEAIIIRADGLDHFKKSNDYKGKLKETTKDDPKDNGQFDVLVANPPYSVSAFKNTVKHGRESFELFDRLTEDSSEIECLFIERTKQLLKVGGWAGIILPSSILSNSGIYTAARELILKYFNIKAIAEFGSNTFMATGTNTVTLFLERRANIDHKKIQVAINSFFDNPKDATVNGIEKAFSKYVSEVFEDISFGDYISLIDQKPNDTIQNQELYKDYKNWFAGLTEVKQLKAKNVFKDMNKINQQNELDKLFYQKVFEREQDKMLYFFLAYSQQTVLIKVGEKQSEKDFIGYEFSNRRGHEGIKMYRDENGKATTRLYDETNPLNPEKANSYVYRAFLGEKLDIHKSLNENIFSIDTVQLLDFSKMLFEKNISLNIKKIDVKSKWNLTKISQICETSSGGTPLKSISKYYTNGTIPWVNSGEVRQGIIYETEKKITPLGVDNSSAKLFPKDTVLVAMYGATAGQVGVLGIEATTNQAICGILPSEHVLPLYLYNYLRTQLDNFLSLRSGVARLNISQDIIKNFIIPLPPKDIQEKIIGEIEAIEKKDKEDKEKIDALKKKIENILGSFIEEKVIMEICSISNDKIDPQNNPSETLNYIGLENIESNTGKCIDFNPTIALNIQSTKFVFRKGDILYGKLRPYLNKVWVAEFDGVCSTDILVLKTQQPILLKQIILSKNFVNQSSALMQGTSLPRLRVSDFMSIKVPMPPISEQQKIVSQIKMLEAEIEQIEVRLFGINEEKEIILKKYLE
- a CDS encoding type II toxin-antitoxin system Phd/YefM family antitoxin — translated: MPNKKNNFKKPIEHYNMSEFLKGQASKILTGISDNNTTAFVLKNGKPKVVVISYEKYKKLLEDGVDINTP